One Megalops cyprinoides isolate fMegCyp1 chromosome 4, fMegCyp1.pri, whole genome shotgun sequence genomic window carries:
- the paxx gene encoding protein PAXX, with the protein MDHDVLPAKSMYCTLVNKSNNVKYVCYSHRKAGVFNIGLTNASEVWSTDFTEETFAEHRKKFALTSAEDYISKIRSACRSGSASVSTLEEGVSLQLGGTTGAVTVTLSRLSDPEASEALRDLLFGMADTLTNLNAAGGSPSSSFMKGQFRRNPDFEPRRQQNGPTVAVRKRLPGDSLINPGSRRKRPATGVAFDDSEDL; encoded by the exons ATGGATCACGATGTACTTCCGGCAAAATCGATGTACTGCACCTTGGTTAACAAAAGTAACAACGTAAAATATGTGTGCTACTCACACAGGAAAGCAGGGGTATTCAATATCGG TTTAACCAATGCCTCGGAAGTGTGGAGTACAGATTTCACAGAGGAGACTTTCGCCGAACAT agaaaaaaatttgCCTTGACGTCAGCAGAAGATTACATCTCAAAAATCAG ATCAGCATGCCGGAGTGGGAGCGCCTCAGTGTCCACGCTGGAGGAGGGTGTCTCCCTCCAGCTGGGCGGGACCACAGGGGCCGTGACCGTCACCCTGTCCAGACTCAGCGACCCCGAGGCCAGTGAGGCACTGAGGGACCTGCTCTTCGGGATGGCGGACACTCTGACAAACCTGAACGCCGCAG GGGGCTCCCCTTCATCCAGCTTTATGAAGGGCCAGTTCAGGCGCAATCCAG ACTTTGAGCCAAGGAGGCAACAGAATGGCCCAACTGTGGCTGTAAGGAAGCGCCTGCCTGGGGATTCTCTCATCAACCCAGGAAGCAGAAG AAAGAGGCCTGCAACAGGAGTGGCCTTTGATGACAGCGAGGATCTatga